The DNA sequence CTAACTCCTTCTGTTCTCATATAAAATTCGAATGAATCCATTTCAAAATTATATCCGGAAAGTGTAAATTTATTCATCCAAGTAAATTTTGCGCTTCCTCCAAATCCATCATCACCAAATCCTATAAATGAATCCGAACTTGCATCTCCGTCATCAAGATATAAATAATCGTCTCCTAAAATTGTGTTTGGTTTTTCAAAACTTGAATTTGGATTTATTATTGATTTCACATTGCTGTTAGTCGATTCGGAAAATTTAAAATCTCTATCAAATCTATTGGATAATTTATTTTTTAAATTTCCCTTTTCTAAATTGTAAACATTGGAATTTTGTTTGCTTAAAGATCCGCCAAAACTTCCGCTAACAGAAACATTGAAATTTAATACTGATTCACCTGTATTACTTAAGACAAAACTTGTATTTCCTGTAGAACCCGGATTAGACTGCAAAGTTAAATTACTTACGTTTACAGAAGCAACTGCAGCACCGCCTACTTCGGCACTTGCAACAAATATACCTCTTCCGTGAGTTCCCGCTACAATTCTTCCATCTGATCTTCTTGCGGAAAGATAATTTACAATTACGTTTCCAATTGTTTTTGAGCCTTCAAGAATCCAATTTGTACTATTTCCATTCAAAGTATTTGTTGAATAAATTCCTGTGCTCGTGGCAACGAAATACATAGTTCCGCTTTGAGTCGGCAAAACACTTCCCGCTCTAATCGATGGTCCCGGATTATTTGCATCACCGGTTAAATTTCCTTCAACGGCAGTAAAGTTTTGTCCGCCATCAGATGAATGAAAAATTCCAACAATATTATAGTTTGACATTACAACAATTATTTCATCGGCATCATCCGGATTTATTGCAATATTGTGAATATATGAATTTTCCGAAGCTCCGGGAATTGATAATTCTACAGCTCCGGAAGTTGATGTATTTGCATTATCCAGTTTATATATTTTTGGCGCTTGCGGAGTTTGTGAAATATTTGAAGCGGCATAATATAATCTGTGCTGAGGATTACTTTCCGAAATTGATAATGTTGAAATAATATAACCTTCTGCAACACTAAGATTTGTAAGTTCACTCCAACCCTGAGTAATTCCTTGTTCAAACGATTGGTTTACCGGCAAAGTGCTTAATTCACTATTTCTCCAAAGTGAACTTCCCGCCGGATACAGCATAATATTTTCTTCATTTGGATCAACAACATACGGATTTATAAACGATTGGTTTAGTGCACTTTGCGGTGTAATATTGCTCCATCCATTACTTCTTGATGGATTTCCATTTGCATCATAATTTACTCTTAAAACCGCACCGTTTTGTGCAGAAGTGTAGCAAAAATTATTTGCAAAATAAGCAAAACTTCCGTCACCGCTGCTTACATCTTCAGATTCTGAAGTTGATGTTCCGTTAAAAGTAAAAAACGGACTTCCATTATCCTGGGTTCCGCCCATAATTCTATTATCGCCAGCATCGTTTGGCTGAGTAACCATATAAAATTGTGTAACGTTGTAGCCGTTGTTTTTATCTTCCCAAGGAAATACATCTGCATAATTTGTTTGGGTAATATCAGATGTATAAGACAAACCGCCGTCATGTCCCCACCACATTGCTTTTGGGTTTGTTGGATTAAAAGCGAATGTGTGAATATCCGAATGAAAATTTGGATATTGGAAATGAAATAAATGGTATCCGCCAATCCAATCTAATTTAACATCATCCGGTTTTGTTGCAAAACCATCGGTTGATCTAAACAAACTTGTTCCGCCGATTAATACAAAATTTTCGTTATCCGGTTTTACTGCAACTACCATATTGTAATTATTTTGTGTGTGGATAAAATCTTCAAAATCATTTCCGAAGTTTGGCATATTTGCAGATCTATCTTCTGAACTTCCTGTAGAAACATTTATTTTATGAAATCTTACATCGTCATACTTTTCATCAATTGAAGCTCCGGTGTACGTCATTACATAACAAGTGTTTGCATTTGAAGGAGCCAAAGTAATTATACTTCTTAAATGTGTTTCCGGAAATGTAGCTGGCGTAATATTTGTCCAATTTGCACCATCATTTGTCGATTTATAAACACCTGGATTATTTGCTGGTGTGGTTCCGGAAAATGACGAAGAAATTACAGCCACAAGAGTTCCATTACTTGCTACATCAATATCTGCATAAATATGATTATTACTTCCACCTAATGCTAATCCGAAAGTATTTCCGCCATCTGTAGATTTTAAGATTCCAAAAGCGTGTGAAGCAATAAATACTGTTCCGGTTGTTGGACTAACAATTATTTTAGAAACGTAATCATAAGGTGTATTAAATACAGTTGGATTTGTATCTTTTGCATTGGGTAATAAATTCCAAGTTTCTCCGTTATCTTCTGATTTATAAATTCCGCCGCCGGTAAAATATGAAGTAAATCCTAAATCTTGTCCGGAGCCATTAAATTCACCGCTCGAATAATACCAAGTATTAGTTTTTCCGGATCTTGTATCTTGCGCTAATGAAGTAACACTTAAAATGTGAGAAGTGGAACTTTTCAGATTCCAAGTTGCGCCGTTATCTGTAGATTTCCAAATTCCTCCGGAAACACCTCCGGCAATAATTGTATTAGAGTTTGCAATATCAATTGCTAAAGCACGAGTTCTTCCGCCAACATCATTTGGTCCGGCTTCTTTCCAAATTAATTCATTTACATCATTATTTTTTTGCAGACTTTTATTTCTAATTTCAAGATCATTTGCAAATTTTAATTCACGCTGTCTTATATTTTGCGGAATTTTATTTGTTGCCGGATCACGTAAAATCATATTAAAATATTCTTCTCTGCCTTTTTTGGCTTTAATTCCGGATTTTGGCGAAGAAGTTGATCTTAATCGTTGAATTGAATTTTTTTTCAAATATGTTTTTTCAGCAGAAAAAAATGTAAATACCGA is a window from the Ignavibacteriota bacterium genome containing:
- a CDS encoding T9SS type A sorting domain-containing protein gives rise to the protein MRKFLQYISLAILFFSVFTFFSAEKTYLKKNSIQRLRSTSSPKSGIKAKKGREEYFNMILRDPATNKIPQNIRQRELKFANDLEIRNKSLQKNNDVNELIWKEAGPNDVGGRTRALAIDIANSNTIIAGGVSGGIWKSTDNGATWNLKSSTSHILSVTSLAQDTRSGKTNTWYYSSGEFNGSGQDLGFTSYFTGGGIYKSEDNGETWNLLPNAKDTNPTVFNTPYDYVSKIIVSPTTGTVFIASHAFGILKSTDGGNTFGLALGGSNNHIYADIDVASNGTLVAVISSSFSGTTPANNPGVYKSTNDGANWTNITPATFPETHLRSIITLAPSNANTCYVMTYTGASIDEKYDDVRFHKINVSTGSSEDRSANMPNFGNDFEDFIHTQNNYNMVVAVKPDNENFVLIGGTSLFRSTDGFATKPDDVKLDWIGGYHLFHFQYPNFHSDIHTFAFNPTNPKAMWWGHDGGLSYTSDITQTNYADVFPWEDKNNGYNVTQFYMVTQPNDAGDNRIMGGTQDNGSPFFTFNGTSTSESEDVSSGDGSFAYFANNFCYTSAQNGAVLRVNYDANGNPSRSNGWSNITPQSALNQSFINPYVVDPNEENIMLYPAGSSLWRNSELSTLPVNQSFEQGITQGWSELTNLSVAEGYIISTLSISESNPQHRLYYAASNISQTPQAPKIYKLDNANTSTSGAVELSIPGASENSYIHNIAINPDDADEIIVVMSNYNIVGIFHSSDGGQNFTAVEGNLTGDANNPGPSIRAGSVLPTQSGTMYFVATSTGIYSTNTLNGNSTNWILEGSKTIGNVIVNYLSARRSDGRIVAGTHGRGIFVASAEVGGAAVASVNVSNLTLQSNPGSTGNTSFVLSNTGESVLNFNVSVSGSFGGSLSKQNSNVYNLEKGNLKNKLSNRFDRDFKFSESTNSNVKSIINPNSSFEKPNTILGDDYLYLDDGDASSDSFIGFGDDGFGGSAKFTWMNKFTLSGYNFEMDSFEFYMRTEGVSTNPIYLEILDGDFNTLDFGELDLSLSSAGMWYKINLTPTISFNDGESFYILISSDNDIFYPAGTDYDGVSTNNSYYYNEDNQTFVNINSISGFENGAFLIRPFGTLGTGTNTDLVTVNPSSGSIQPNSSQTITLTLNAQNLNVGNYTGQVSISTNGGNFTIPIDYLVDVIQTSTIPTEYNLAQNYPNPFNPSTQIEFSLPQKSNVTLKIFDALGKEIANLINGTKSAGKYQVSFNAINLSSGIYFYRLETDKFTETRKMLLIK